The proteins below are encoded in one region of Lytechinus pictus isolate F3 Inbred chromosome 11, Lp3.0, whole genome shotgun sequence:
- the LOC129271214 gene encoding large ribosomal subunit protein eL37A-like, whose amino-acid sequence MTKGTSSFGKRHNKTHTFCRRCGRRSWHIQKCSCAACSYPCKTIRKYNWSVKAKRRKTTGTGRIRHLRAVNRRFRNGFREGTKAKPRARGAASS is encoded by the exons ATG ACGAAGGGTACTTCCAGCTTTGGAAAGCGCCACAACAAGACCCACACCTTCTGTAGGAGGTGTGGGCGCCGTAGCTGGCACATCCAGAAGTGTTCCTGTGCAGCCTGTTCATACCCTTGTAAGACCATTAGGAAAT ATAACTGGAGTGTGAAAGCTAAGCGCAGAAAGACTACTGGTACTGGACGCATCAGGCATCTCAGGGCAGTCAACAGGAGATTCCG CAATGGATTCCGTGAAGGCACCAAAGCCAAACCCAGAGCCCGAGGAGCAGCTTCATCTTAG